The sequence GGCCAAATTTAGCAGTTATACCCTGGTGGACATGAGACTGATTCGAAGTGTTTGAGGTCGATCCCCAGTCAGTCGACGGATATTCAACCAAGGTTGACTTTGCCGTGGGGTCAGGTGAGCCGCAAGACGGTTTCTTCTGAAAGTAAGGGGTCGTTTGATCAAACGTCGGGGGCTTTTTTGGGGTTGGATCGAGTGAAATGGAGTGCAGGATATGAATGAATGCTCATAGATTCCTTGGGCGTACCATTTGTAATAGAGCGTGCGACCGATAATTTCACAGTAAGTTTTGAGCAGATCCTCGTCTTTTACACTCCAAGTGTGTGATTGATGGTTTGCCCGTCTGATATAGACGTAGTAATGACGGTCTGTGGAATATATCTTGTGTCCTTTCCTCGCACATTCGACTTGAAATAAAACGTCCTCCCCGTTATTCGTCGCCGGAAACCTCACACGAGGAAATAGATCTTTTTTGAATACGAGGGTGCCGCCGGCAAGACAACTTTCCGGGTCATGAAATTTATTTTCCCGGTGGGGGGTCATCACCGCGAGAAGCTTTTTACCTTCAAAATAAGTAAACCTGGAGTATTTTCCAACCAGGGAGACATCTTTGGTTATCAGGGCATGAATGGCTTGGGGCAAGTACAGGGGGGCATAGTAATCATCATCATCCATTTTGGCGACTATAGGGTATTTTGCTTTTTGTATTCCAAAATTCAGGCACTCTCCCAGTGTTTTATCAGGCACCATGTAAACCGATACATTCGGATATTTTTTTGCTTTTTGTGCCCACTTTCTATAATTCAGCTTTTTGCTGTTTAGAATGATGATCAATTCTTTTTTATAGATATTTTTTTGGCTGGCATAATTACGAAAGACATTGTCCATAAAATTTTGGCGAACGGTACAGGTAATAATGGAAACCACGACGTTTTCCTCCTTTATCCTTATGAACGGCAGTGGCAGTCTGCGTTAACCGCCGCATAATCTGTTCACCAGGATAGCGTAATCCCTTTCTTTTCCGATATCATACCGCTCCCCGCTGCAGATCTTCCCCATGCATTTTTCATCTTGCAACATGGCTTTGATAGCATCGGTCAGTTGAATTTCGCCTCCTGAACCGGGAGCCAGCCGTTCCAGGTAGTAGAAAATGGAGGGCTTCAGAATATAGCGTCCGATCACTGCCAAGTTGGAAGGAGGGGATGTTTCCGGTTTCTCGATGATATCCGTAATGCGATATACGCCGGATTCGATTGGTTTTCCCCCTATCACCCCGTAATTTTTAAGTTCCTCCCATTTCACTTCATGAAGCGCGATGACATTGGATTGATAGGACGAATAAACGTTGACCAGTTGGGCCAATCCGGGTTTTTGATTCGATAGAATGATGTCGTCAGGCAGGAGTACCGCGAAGGGGTCCTCGCCGACAAAGGACTTAGCAAGCCTTATTGCATCCCCCAGCCCATTTACGGTCAGTTGCCGTACATACTGGATCTGAACCTTGGGCAAGACCAGCTTATTTAATAAGTGTTCCTTTTTCTTTTCCACCAGATAAGCTTCCAGCTCGGGAGAGCGGTCAAAGTAATCTATGATCAGATTTCTCGAACGGGACACGATCATTAGAATCTCTTCGATTCCAGACTTCTCAGCCTCTTCTATGATGTAGTGAATCGCAGGTTTGCCGGATATCGGAAACATTTCTTTCGGGACCGTTTTTGTCAGCGGAAGGCTCCTCGTTCCAAATCCTGCAGCAGGTATAACCGCCTTCCTGATCCGCCCTTTTTCTTTTTTGGGGTGTGATTTCATGGGATGCTCCTTCCAGTAGTTATCTTGTACTTTGATAGTGTATGAGTTCTCTATCTATAAAGTTCCAAGGCACAAAAGGTTTAGGCAAGGCTAAATGCCTTATCTTTTTGGCGTTTATGGTGAGATACAATTTATTTTTTGAAAGAATTAGACTTTTGGCTAATGCGGGAAATGAATTCACCCCAATATTACTTATTATTTCGTCCTATCCACGTTTTTTGTCAAATCTTCATGATTTCTTTAACCAAACGATAAAATCAGATCGTTATAGTAGTTTCGTATGAGTGCTGAACCATTTTTGAGGGGGTACCTATGAACAAAACAGAAATCAAACCCGTTTCTCTGACGACTCATCCGGAAACGAATACACTGTGGAAGTGGAAAGAGCAAGCAACCGGCTATCTATTTTTGGCTCCCTCTATTCTCCTGTTTGTCATCTTTCTCTTTTATCCATTGGTCAAATCGCTTTATTTAAGCTTCTTTCTAACCGATCCCCAGGGAAATATCGCCCGCTTTGTCGGGATTGAAAACTATGTCAAATTGTTTGCCTCCTCCGGCTTTCTCAACAGCATCGGAGTAACCGGACTGTTTACCCTGTATACCGTCCCCACCAGCATCATCCTCGCCTTGATAATGGCTGTGCTCACCCATCAAAAAATAAAGGGGATACGCTTGTTTCAATTTACGTTTTCCCTGCCGCTGGCCATCTCCGTCGGAACGGCATCCGTTATCTGGATGTTGCTGTTCCACCCCAGCTCGGGCATGTTCAACTACTTTTTAAATCTGATTGGAGTAGGCCCCATCTTTTGGCTTTCCGATCCAAACTGGGCGCTTTTCTCCATCTCTCTGATGACCGTCTGGATGAATATCGGCTTCCTCTATATCGTTTTGTTAAGCGGACTGCAGGGAATACCGGACCACTTATATGAAAGTGCCAAGCTGGACGGGGCCGGCGTTTGGAATCAGTTTCGGCATGTGACCGTGCCCATGCTGTCTCCGACGATATTTTTCGCGGTCATCGTTTCGATCATCGGCGCTTTCCAAGCCTTTGGCCAAATCCATATCATGACTCAGGGCGGGCCGGTTGACCGCACCAATGTGATGGTTTACGACTTGTACCGGGAAGCGTTTATACACTTCCAGTTTGGTACGGGAAGCGCACGGGCGCTTGTCCTGTTTGTGATCATCTTGCTGTTGACCCTGGTGCAATTTAAACTCGCTGAAAAGAAGGTTCATTACCAATGATCAGGCGCCAATCCAAACACTTATTACACTATGCCGTCCTGTCCATTCTGGCGATTCTCATTCTGTATCCGATCTTCTATACATTCTCCTCCGCCTTGATGACGCCGGAAGAGATGGACGCTTATCCGCCCCGTTGGCTCCCCGGCAGTCTATATTTAGACAACCTGTCAACGGTGAATGAACTGGTGCCGGTGCTTCAATTCATCAAAAACAGCTTTATCGTCTCCACCGCTGTGATGATCGGCCAACTGGTAACGGCCAGTATGGCAGCTTATGCCTTTGCCTTTATCCCATTTAAAGGGCGCCAGCTCCTGTTTGCACTATTTCTTTCCACCATGATGATTCCGTGGGAAGTGACCGTCATCCCCAACTACCTCACCATCCGCGAATGGGGTTGGCTGGACAGTTATCCAGGGTTGACGGTTCCGTTTATGGCGACGGCTTTCGGCACCTTTTTGCTCCGTCAATTTTTTCTCCAGCTCCCCCGGGATCTGATCGATGCCGCCAAAATCGACGGCTGTGGGCATTGGCGCATCTTCGTCTCCCTGGTCTTGCCGCTCTCCCGTCCGGCGATCGGCACATTGGCTGTATACGCGTTTCTCACCACCTGGAACATGTACTTCTGGCCATTGTTGATTACCAACAGCGACAGCATGCGGACCGTACAGATCGGAATCAGCATGTTGCAATGGCAGGAAATGATGTCATGGAATCTCGTACTGGCCGGCGTAGCCATGGTTCTTTTACCGTCCCTGATCTTGCTGATGCTCGGCTTAAAGCAACTGGTGCGCGGCATCACCGCCGGAGCCGTCAAGGGGTAAAAACTGGTTTTCACCTTTCCTATAAATGTTTCACATCCACCTCATTCCATTTCCACTACGAAAGGAAGATTTGATGATGAGAACCTTCCGCAAACCATGGCTGATTGTTGCAATGATCACCGTAATGATCTTCACGACTGTCGCATGCAGTGCCGGCTCCGATGACGGTGTAACCACCGACGGCAAGATGAAAGTCGTCTGGTGGCATTCCATGGGCGGCGAGCTGAAGTCTGCAGTGGACCACCTGGTAAAGGAATTTAACGAGTCTCAATCGGAAGTGGTCGTCGAAGCGGTCTATCAAGGGGAATATGATGAAAGCCTCAATAAGCTGAGAGCATCCCTCGGTTCCAACAGCGGCCCCACCATGGTGCAAGTCTACGAAATCGGAAGCCGGTACATGATCGACTCCAACCTGATCACTCCGATTCAAACCTTTGTCGATAAACAGAACTACGACCTCTCCCAGTTGGAAGAAAACATCATCGGATACTACACCATCGACGATCAACTAAACGCGATGCCGTTCAACACGTCCAATCCGATCCTCTACTACAACAAGGATCAATTCAAAGAAGCCGGGCTGGATCCGGAAAACCCGCCCACCACTTTTGAAGAAGTGGCAAAAGCGGCGGAAAAACTGTCGGATGGAAAAAACAAAGGGGCCTCCTTCGCCCTGTACGGATGGTTTATGGAGCAGTTCTTTGCCAACCAGGGAGCCGAACTGGTCAATAACGGCAACGGGCGGGATGAGTTGGCCACCGAATCGCTCCTGGGAAGCGAAGCCGGTGTCCAGACGCTCACCTGGTGGAAAGAGATGGTGGATGATGGCGTCGCCCTTAACCTGGGTCGCAAAACGGATGACACCAAAAAAGCATTCACATCGGGGCAAGTGGCGATGACACTGGACTCCACCGCCTCCCTGCGGGGAATTGTGGATAGTGTCGGCGATAAATTTGAAGTGGGCACCGCTTTCCTGCCCAAGCCGAAAGAAGCCGATGAAGGGGGCGTGATTGTAGGCGGTGCCAGCCTATACATTTTGAACAATCGTCCGGAAACGGAGCAAGAAGCCGCTTGGAAATTCATCGAATTCCTGACCGCTCCGGAACAACAGGCGTACTGGCATGTCAACACCGGTTACTTCCCTATCACCAAAACAGCCTACGATGAACCGGCTGTCAAGGAAAATTTGGAGAAGTTCCCTCAATTTCAAACAGCCGTGGATCAGCTGCATGAAACCACGTTAAACCGGGCCACACAGGGAGCCCTGATGGGTGTATTCCCGGAAGCACGCCAGATCACGGAACGGGCGATGGAAGAAGTGATCAACGGACAAAAAACCCCTGAAAAAGCCTTGGAAGACGCCCAAAAGGAAATCACGGAAAAGATCGAGCAATACAACTCCACCGTTAACCGCTGACCCTTAAGAAAGGACGGTGCCCAACCGGGCACCGTCTTTACATTCCTCAGCCGATGCGTGTGTTTTCCAGCACTATCTTGCCGACCGCTTCCCCCGATTCCAGACGGCGATGGGCCATCGCTGCTTCTTCGAAGGTAAACCGGTGTTGATCCAGGAGCGGCTTTATTTTTCCAACATCGGCCAGACGGGAGATCTCCCGCATAATCCGGCCATGATGGGCCCGTCCCGCGGCGGTCCGCTGGGTCAAAATGATAAACACCACGTGCAGGGTGAGACTTTTGGCATGGAGCGGCGACAAGTCATGGGTGGAGCGGGCGGCGATGACGGCCACCGTTCCTTGCGGTTTCGCCGCTTGGAACGAACGATCCAGGTTTTCCCCTCCGACGGTGTCAAACACGACGTCAAACCCGGTTCCATCAGTCAGTCGCTCCATATAGGACTCCACCGACTCGTTCCGATAGTTTATTTGTTCATCCGCGCCCAACCGACGGGCGACAGCCAGCTTCTCCTCCGATGAAGCGGTGGCGGCCACACGGGCCTCAAACGCTTTTGCCAGTTGAATCGCCACATGCCCCACTCCTCCGGTGGCGGCATGGATCAACACGTGTTGACCCGATTGGATCTTCGCCCGATCCACCAGTGCTTCCCACGCGGTGGTGGCCACCAAGGGCAAAGCCGCTGCTTCTGCGAATGTCAATGAGGCGGGTTTGGGGGCAACCACGGACGCATCGGCTACAACATAATCGGCCAAAGCGCCGCCGGCAGCCACATAGGCGAATACCTCGTCGCCAGGAAAGACGTGTTCCACTCCCTCGCCCACTTCTTCCACGGTTCCGGCAACATCACTGTGGAGCACCAGGGGAAAGCGGTCCCCTAAAATCCCTTTAACGGCACCACTGCGGATCTTACAATCAATCGGATTGACACTGGTGGCAAGATTACGAATCAGAACCTGACCCGGACCGGTTTCGGGACGCGGCAGTTCCACCCTGCGAAATACATCGGGATTACCCGTTTCATGGATCACTTGGGCTTTCATATCCAGCTCCACCTCCATATGTGGGGTTTCATTGTCTCCATCATTACGATAACCGGAATACGGTCTCAAAGCCAATCCTTTATTCATCATACAGGTTTGATTGGAACGACTAAAAAGCCGGCACCTGTAAAGCAAGGTGCCGGCTTTTTTTCAGATCTGTGTATCGGGTCCGTATGCTTCCAGACGTTCCTTCACCCGCTGCAGGAAGCGACCTGCCATTAATCCGTCCAGAATGCGGTGATCCAGGGAGAGACAGAGATTCACCAGATCCCGCACAGCGATCATATCGTCATGGATCACCGGCTGCTTTACGATGGATTCCATAGAGAGAATCGCCGCCTGAGGATGGTTGATAATCGGCTGGGAAGCGATTGAACCAAACGATCCGGTGTTGTTGACGGTAAAAGTGCCGCCGGAGAGATCGTCCATGGTCAGCTTGCCGGCGCGTGTTTTTTCCGCCAGCTGGTGGACGGCTTTGGCAAGACCCAAAATGCTTTTCTCGTCGGCATCGTGGATCACCGGTACATACAGCGCGTCGTCGGTAGCGACGGCGATGGAGATATTGATCCGCTTTTTCAGGATAATCTTATCTCCGCCCCAGGCTGCGTTCAGATACGGGAATTCTTTGATGGAGTCCACCACCGCCTTGATAAAGAACGGCATGTAGGTGAGGGAAACCCCTTCCCGCTGTTTAAATTCGTCTTTTAACTTCTTGCGCAGCTTCACCAAGCCGGTCACATCGGCCTGCACCATGGTCCAGGCGTGGGGCGCTTCATGCTTGCTGGTCACCATCCGCTGGGCGATGGTTTTGCGTACACTGGTGAGCGGCACTTCCTGATCGCCATTCTCCAGGGTAACCCCTGCCGCCCGTTCCGCAGCCATTTCCCTTTTTTGTTCAGGCGCATCCGGTGCAGCCGCGGGCGCTTCGTCCTCCTTCACTTCCACAGCGGCCTGTGCCGCTTGGGGCGTGCCGCCCTGTTCGATCACCTGAAGGATGTCCTTGCGGGTAATGCGTCCTCCCCGCCCGCTTCCGCGCACCTGTTCCAGGTCGATCTCATGCTCCTGTGCCAGCCGGAGCACCGCCGGCGAATAGCGCCCCTTCATGGTGCCTGCTTCCTCTTTCTCTTCGGCGGGTGATGGCGTGGTGATGTCATCAGCGGGAGCCGCTTCCTTTGCTTCCGCAGGCGCTTCTGGAGTGCCGTTTCCTTCTCCCCCTTCATCGATGCGGCAGATGACCACGCCTACCTCGACCGTCTCTCCTTCCCCGGTGACGATCTCAGACAGCGTTCCGGTGATCGTGGAAGGGACTTCC is a genomic window of Desmospora profundinema containing:
- a CDS encoding carbohydrate ABC transporter permease, whose product is MIRRQSKHLLHYAVLSILAILILYPIFYTFSSALMTPEEMDAYPPRWLPGSLYLDNLSTVNELVPVLQFIKNSFIVSTAVMIGQLVTASMAAYAFAFIPFKGRQLLFALFLSTMMIPWEVTVIPNYLTIREWGWLDSYPGLTVPFMATAFGTFLLRQFFLQLPRDLIDAAKIDGCGHWRIFVSLVLPLSRPAIGTLAVYAFLTTWNMYFWPLLITNSDSMRTVQIGISMLQWQEMMSWNLVLAGVAMVLLPSLILLMLGLKQLVRGITAGAVKG
- a CDS encoding ABC transporter substrate-binding protein → MRTFRKPWLIVAMITVMIFTTVACSAGSDDGVTTDGKMKVVWWHSMGGELKSAVDHLVKEFNESQSEVVVEAVYQGEYDESLNKLRASLGSNSGPTMVQVYEIGSRYMIDSNLITPIQTFVDKQNYDLSQLEENIIGYYTIDDQLNAMPFNTSNPILYYNKDQFKEAGLDPENPPTTFEEVAKAAEKLSDGKNKGASFALYGWFMEQFFANQGAELVNNGNGRDELATESLLGSEAGVQTLTWWKEMVDDGVALNLGRKTDDTKKAFTSGQVAMTLDSTASLRGIVDSVGDKFEVGTAFLPKPKEADEGGVIVGGASLYILNNRPETEQEAAWKFIEFLTAPEQQAYWHVNTGYFPITKTAYDEPAVKENLEKFPQFQTAVDQLHETTLNRATQGALMGVFPEARQITERAMEEVINGQKTPEKALEDAQKEITEKIEQYNSTVNR
- a CDS encoding carbohydrate ABC transporter permease; the protein is MNKTEIKPVSLTTHPETNTLWKWKEQATGYLFLAPSILLFVIFLFYPLVKSLYLSFFLTDPQGNIARFVGIENYVKLFASSGFLNSIGVTGLFTLYTVPTSIILALIMAVLTHQKIKGIRLFQFTFSLPLAISVGTASVIWMLLFHPSSGMFNYFLNLIGVGPIFWLSDPNWALFSISLMTVWMNIGFLYIVLLSGLQGIPDHLYESAKLDGAGVWNQFRHVTVPMLSPTIFFAVIVSIIGAFQAFGQIHIMTQGGPVDRTNVMVYDLYREAFIHFQFGTGSARALVLFVIILLLTLVQFKLAEKKVHYQ
- a CDS encoding glycosyltransferase; its protein translation is MVSIITCTVRQNFMDNVFRNYASQKNIYKKELIIILNSKKLNYRKWAQKAKKYPNVSVYMVPDKTLGECLNFGIQKAKYPIVAKMDDDDYYAPLYLPQAIHALITKDVSLVGKYSRFTYFEGKKLLAVMTPHRENKFHDPESCLAGGTLVFKKDLFPRVRFPATNNGEDVLFQVECARKGHKIYSTDRHYYVYIRRANHQSHTWSVKDEDLLKTYCEIIGRTLYYKWYAQGIYEHSFISCTPFHSIQPQKSPRRLIKRPLTFRRNRLAAHLTPRQSQPWLNIRRLTGDRPQTLRISLMSTRV
- a CDS encoding dihydrolipoamide acetyltransferase family protein, which gives rise to MATDITMPQLGESVTEGTITKWLKQPGDSVSKYEPLCEVATDKVNAEVPSTITGTLSEIVTGEGETVEVGVVICRIDEGGEGNGTPEAPAEAKEAAPADDITTPSPAEEKEEAGTMKGRYSPAVLRLAQEHEIDLEQVRGSGRGGRITRKDILQVIEQGGTPQAAQAAVEVKEDEAPAAAPDAPEQKREMAAERAAGVTLENGDQEVPLTSVRKTIAQRMVTSKHEAPHAWTMVQADVTGLVKLRKKLKDEFKQREGVSLTYMPFFIKAVVDSIKEFPYLNAAWGGDKIILKKRINISIAVATDDALYVPVIHDADEKSILGLAKAVHQLAEKTRAGKLTMDDLSGGTFTVNNTGSFGSIASQPIINHPQAAILSMESIVKQPVIHDDMIAVRDLVNLCLSLDHRILDGLMAGRFLQRVKERLEAYGPDTQI
- a CDS encoding UTP--glucose-1-phosphate uridylyltransferase → MKSHPKKEKGRIRKAVIPAAGFGTRSLPLTKTVPKEMFPISGKPAIHYIIEEAEKSGIEEILMIVSRSRNLIIDYFDRSPELEAYLVEKKKEHLLNKLVLPKVQIQYVRQLTVNGLGDAIRLAKSFVGEDPFAVLLPDDIILSNQKPGLAQLVNVYSSYQSNVIALHEVKWEELKNYGVIGGKPIESGVYRITDIIEKPETSPPSNLAVIGRYILKPSIFYYLERLAPGSGGEIQLTDAIKAMLQDEKCMGKICSGERYDIGKERDYAILVNRLCGG
- a CDS encoding zinc-dependent alcohol dehydrogenase family protein; the protein is MKAQVIHETGNPDVFRRVELPRPETGPGQVLIRNLATSVNPIDCKIRSGAVKGILGDRFPLVLHSDVAGTVEEVGEGVEHVFPGDEVFAYVAAGGALADYVVADASVVAPKPASLTFAEAAALPLVATTAWEALVDRAKIQSGQHVLIHAATGGVGHVAIQLAKAFEARVAATASSEEKLAVARRLGADEQINYRNESVESYMERLTDGTGFDVVFDTVGGENLDRSFQAAKPQGTVAVIAARSTHDLSPLHAKSLTLHVVFIILTQRTAAGRAHHGRIMREISRLADVGKIKPLLDQHRFTFEEAAMAHRRLESGEAVGKIVLENTRIG